The segment AAAAGAAGAAAAGGAGCCAGAAAGCGAATTGGAAATTGAGAAGGAATTAAGAAAAAAGTTGGAAATGGAAAAGACGGAATCGGATGAGTTACGTTGAACTTTATGAGAGAGGTATCTTAAAAAAGAGAAAGGAAGAGCTTAATAAATTACTCAAGAAATGTCACCTCTGTCCCAGGAAATGCCTGGTAAATCGGTTGCAAGATGAGAAAGGTTTTTGTGGAGCAGGAAAAAGAACAGCTGTTTCCAGTTATAACCTCCATTTCGGTGAAGAGCCACCAATTTCAGGTTATCGTGGTTCGGGCACCATCTTCTTTACCCACTGTAACCTTCGTTGCTGTTTCTGTCAGAATTACCCCATTAGCCAGTTGGGAAACGGCCAGGAAGTGGAGATTTCTCAATTAGCTAAAATGATGATAAAGTTACAAAAACTCGGGGCACATAACATAAATTTTGTTACCCCTACCCATTTTGTTCCCCAAATCGTCGAGGCCTTAGAGCTTGCAGTAGGAGAGGGATTAAACATTCCTCTTGTATACAACTCGGGTGGATACGATTCTGTGGAGACTTTCAAACTTCTGGATGGTATAGTGGATATCTATATGCCTGATGCCAAGTATTCCAATTCCCAAAGTGCTCAGACATACTCCAGGGCAGCCGACTATTTTGAAGTCAACAAGAAGGCACTTCTAGAAATGCATCGGCAAGTCGGCGACCTGAAAATGGATAAAGAAGGGATTGCCAAGCAGGGACTTCTTATTCGCCACTTAGTTATGCCTGAAGACATAGTTGGTTCTCGAGGAGTCTTAGAATTCATTGCCAAGAATATCTCCCAAAATACTTATATGTCCATTATGGCTCAATACCATCCTGCTCACCTGGCTTTTGAATTTCCGGAACTCTCAAGAAGAATCTCTAAAACAGAATATGATGCAGTGTTGAAGATGGCAGATGAATTAGGGTTGGAAAGAGGTTGGAGACAGACCTTTTGACAATAAATTTTTATTTGCAATACCAGTATAAAATTTGCTAAATTTAGAATATGAAAGTTAAGAATCTTCATTCCTGGCAGGTATCTCCCGAGAAGGCTAGAGAAATCCAGGAGAAGTTGAGAAACAAAGTTGTATTGAAAAGTTATTTTAAGTCTATAAGTGAGATAGGTTTTATTGCCGGTTGCGATGTTGGGTATGATGAGAAGAAGAGAAAGGCTTATGGTAGTGTAGTTTTGCTTACTTTCCCTGAGCTGAAACTGGTGGAAAAAAAGGGAGCTATGGAAGCTTCTGAGAGAATATTTCCATATCTTCCCGGGCTACTCACCTTTCGCGAGGGTCCTGTTCTAATAGCTGCCTTAAGAAAATTGGAAAGATCTCCCGATATAATCATTTTTGATGGTCAGGGAATTGCACACCCCGTGAGATTTGGGCTGGCTACCCACATGGGTCTTTTGTTAGGGCTTCCCACGATTGGCTGTGCCAAGTCTATTTTATATGGCCATTATGAGGAGCCTGTAAATTTAAAAGGAGCTTATACTTTTTTGAAAGACGAAGGGGGAGAGCTGGTTGGGGCGGTTCTGCGCACTAAGAAAAATGTAAAGCCCATATTCGTTTCTCAAGGGTACAGGATCGACCTGGATCAGGCATCGGACGTCATCCTCACTTGTTGCCGAAGAGAAAAGATTCCTGAACCTTTAAGATTAGCACATTTAGAGACAGTGCAAGCTCTGTAGGGTCAATTAATAAAAGTTAAAAGGGGGAAGGATGATTAGAAAACCAACACAAGCAGGAAGGTTCTATATGAGAGACCCGGAAGCACTAAGAGAACAGGTTGGGAAATATCTCAGGAGCGATATTGAGAGAGAGGACGTTTTGGGAATAGTGGTTCCCCACGCAGGATATTTCTATTCAGGAAAGGTAGCTGGAGCAGTCTATTCTAAGATTAACCTACCCGATACTATTATTATCATTGGGCCTAACCATACTGGTATTGGCGCAGAGGTTTCCATAATGACAGAAGGTGAGTGGGAAATGCCCAATGGCAGAGTAGAAATAGATTCTTCCCTGGCAAAAGAGTTACTTTCCCAGGCTGGTGATTTAGCACAGGAGGATGAA is part of the bacterium genome and harbors:
- a CDS encoding radical SAM protein, yielding MSYVELYERGILKKRKEELNKLLKKCHLCPRKCLVNRLQDEKGFCGAGKRTAVSSYNLHFGEEPPISGYRGSGTIFFTHCNLRCCFCQNYPISQLGNGQEVEISQLAKMMIKLQKLGAHNINFVTPTHFVPQIVEALELAVGEGLNIPLVYNSGGYDSVETFKLLDGIVDIYMPDAKYSNSQSAQTYSRAADYFEVNKKALLEMHRQVGDLKMDKEGIAKQGLLIRHLVMPEDIVGSRGVLEFIAKNISQNTYMSIMAQYHPAHLAFEFPELSRRISKTEYDAVLKMADELGLERGWRQTF
- a CDS encoding endonuclease V produces the protein MRNKVVLKSYFKSISEIGFIAGCDVGYDEKKRKAYGSVVLLTFPELKLVEKKGAMEASERIFPYLPGLLTFREGPVLIAALRKLERSPDIIIFDGQGIAHPVRFGLATHMGLLLGLPTIGCAKSILYGHYEEPVNLKGAYTFLKDEGGELVGAVLRTKKNVKPIFVSQGYRIDLDQASDVILTCCRREKIPEPLRLAHLETVQAL